Genomic DNA from [Limnothrix rosea] IAM M-220:
CAACTAGCAAGAAAACAACAAAATCTTTAGTTGATAAAAACGATCAGAAAGTATTGAGATTACACGGCAAAATCTTCATTCTCACCAAGTTTTCCACTCAACAAAAATTTATCTTATAGGATGCCGAGATAGAAATTTAGCTCCATAAGAACAATGGTTTACTGGTAATAATTGACACTCAATACCTTGTGAAAATATATAGACATTATAACTTTTGAAAAATGCTGTTTAGTCTTTTTGTAACGATTAAAGTGAGATTTTAACAGAAGCTTTATAAAGTAGCCTCAAAGTAAACAATCAATAGGTGTTTCTTCTTAATCTCACTGGGGATCAAGGGAAAAAGCTTTATAAATAGCTCATATTTGTTGCAGGTTCAGAATTGATCTGGTTATTTATTACAGGATTAACAGCGAAGCCCTAGGAGCAGGGGGCGATCGCCTCCACATTTATATAATCACCTCAACCGCAAAAATCCACCCCACTTGAGCAGACGCTCCCGACACAGGGCATAATTGAAAGAAGTAACGTTACAAACATTTACATTTCCATGACATCCACTGCGGTTTCCCTCGATAAAGTCACTAAGGTTTTCGGCAAAGTGCCTGTTGTCAATGAGCTTTCCTTTGATATTCAGGCGGGGGAAATGTATGGTCTGCTGGGGCCTAACGGCGCAGGAAAATCCACCACCATTCGGATGTTAATTACATTGACAGAGCCCAGTGGTGGCAGCATTCAGGTGGCAGGGGAAGATATACAGCGCAATCCCGCCCATGCTAAACGCAATATTGGAGTTGTCCTCCAGCAGATGAGTGTCGATGTGGATCTGACGGTTTGGGAAAATCTGGAATTTCACGGGCGCTTGCACCATATCCCTAATCCGTTGCGTCAACGCTTAATTCGCCAGTCCCTCGAATATGTCGAGCTGGGCGATCGCCGGGATACTTTAGTCAAAACCTTATCGGGTGGTATGAAACGTCGGGTACAAATTGCGCGGGCGCTATTACACGAACCCAAAATTTTATTTCTTGATGAGCCGACCGTTGGCCTTGACCCCCAAACACGCCGCCGCCTCTGGGAAATTATCCGTGAGCTAAACAATAACGGCATGACTATTCTCCTGACGACCCACTATATGGAAGAGGCAGCCACCCTCTGCGATCGCATTGGCATTATGGAAGCAGGTCAACTCATCGAAGAAGGCACAGTGGATGAACTGCAAGAAAAATATGGTCGCGGTCTAATGATTCGACAGCACAATGAGCGCTGGGATTATCAGTTCTTCCCGACGGTACAGGAGGCAGAGCAACACCTGTCTAACCTGACCGACAAGCGGGGTGTGATGGTGCGTGAGTCTAACCTTGAAGATATTTTTGTGGAGCTCACGGGGCGGCAACTAGATTAACTTTTTGTTAGTCACAGGGGGCGATCGCCTATTTTTTGTGCTCCATCACATGCCTTAAAATCTCAGCCCTTTAGTGACCTGTCTTTGCCAACGAAAACTTTTTTGCTTATGTTCATCCGACAGTATGCAATTCATAGCATAAATCATGGTTCACCAAAAGTTGACCCATCGCAGCGGCGATCGACTCCATATATTACGAACTCCGGTCACAAACAATCTCGAATTTCATCAATTCGTCCCGCACGAAACATCAATAAAACAATTCCCCCGTTACAAACTGTCAGATAAAATCTTCAATATTTTTTCCGAAGCCGTCCCATCACCATATAACGGCATTACACCCGACGGTGGCAACTTAGACATTCGTACCCGAAGTTTTTCTACCATCTCATCAGCACAGTGAGGAGGAATTAAACAATTCCATCCCGATTCCATAAGCTCTAACCACTCAGTTTCATCACGTAGAGTCGCACAGGGAACCTGATAAAAATATGCCTCTTTCTGAATACCACCAGAATCCGTTACTATCATTTTGGCATTCTTTTCCAGCGCAATCATGTCATAGTATCCTACGGGCTCAATCAAGCATAGCGATTGACTCACTTGATCAAACAAGTCCAGCTCCTTAAGAATTTTGCCCGTTCGAGGATGTAATGGTAAGACAACTTTGATTTCTTTGCCTAGTTCCGATAATGCATTGATAATTGCCGTCAAGCGAACATGACTATCAGTATTTTCAGCTCGGTGAATCGTACTTAAAATATACTCCTCCTTCTTAAGATTTAAATCACCCAAAATACGACTTCTAGCATCAACCTGTTGTACATAAAAAAGAGCCGCATCATACATTACATCTCCAACAAGATGAATACGAGGAGAAGCAATACCTTCTTTTAGTAAGTTTTTAGAAGCAATTGTCGTTGGCGTAAATAATAAATCAGCCGCATGATCCGTTAGCACACGGTTGACTTCTTCTGGCATGTTGCGGTTAAAGGAACGTAAA
This window encodes:
- a CDS encoding ABC transporter ATP-binding protein, producing MTSTAVSLDKVTKVFGKVPVVNELSFDIQAGEMYGLLGPNGAGKSTTIRMLITLTEPSGGSIQVAGEDIQRNPAHAKRNIGVVLQQMSVDVDLTVWENLEFHGRLHHIPNPLRQRLIRQSLEYVELGDRRDTLVKTLSGGMKRRVQIARALLHEPKILFLDEPTVGLDPQTRRRLWEIIRELNNNGMTILLTTHYMEEAATLCDRIGIMEAGQLIEEGTVDELQEKYGRGLMIRQHNERWDYQFFPTVQEAEQHLSNLTDKRGVMVRESNLEDIFVELTGRQLD
- the wecB gene encoding non-hydrolyzing UDP-N-acetylglucosamine 2-epimerase; the protein is MKILTIIGARPQFIKAAAVSRIVRSEEHINEVLVHTGQHYDRNMSDVFFGELDIPRPDYNLGIGSASHGVQTGKMLAAIEEVLLKEKPDWMLVYGDTNSTLAGAIAAAKLHIPIAHVEAGLRSFNRNMPEEVNRVLTDHAADLLFTPTTIASKNLLKEGIASPRIHLVGDVMYDAALFYVQQVDARSRILGDLNLKKEEYILSTIHRAENTDSHVRLTAIINALSELGKEIKVVLPLHPRTGKILKELDLFDQVSQSLCLIEPVGYYDMIALEKNAKMIVTDSGGIQKEAYFYQVPCATLRDETEWLELMESGWNCLIPPHCADEMVEKLRVRMSKLPPSGVMPLYGDGTASEKILKILSDSL